Proteins encoded by one window of Arachis ipaensis cultivar K30076 chromosome B04, Araip1.1, whole genome shotgun sequence:
- the LOC107639713 gene encoding uncharacterized protein LOC107639713 — MMRIGVYLDTILVPLSLFITIGYHAYLCHSIKNKPSRTTFGLNKLRRTSWALNLNQGDDKKNMLTVQSMRNTLMEAIFIASITILINMALAALTNNAYSARHSVFTSIFFGSKSDKIITLKYGSTSLCLVLSFLFSSMAIGFLIDANFLMNTHGEFLSWNYTQTILERGFTFALIGSRFFCVSVPLMLWMLGPVTVFIASLGLVCLLHEFDFVSKVSNLAINNVSI; from the exons ATGATGAGAATAGGTGTTTATTTGGACACCATATTGGTTCCTTTGAGCCTCTTCATAACAATAGGGTACCATGCCTATCTCTGCCATAGCATCAAGAACAAACCTTCACGTACAACTTTTGGACTCAATAAGCTTAGGAGGACTTCTTGGGCTCTCAACTTAAACCAG GGTGATGATAAGAAGAACATGCTAACAGTGCAAAGCATGAGAAACACTCTGATGGAAGCCATATTCATAGCTTCCATAACCATTCTAATAAACATGGCTTTGGCAGCTCTAACCAACAATGCCTATAGTGCAAGGCACTCAGTCTTCACCAGCATATTCTTTGGTTCAAAATCAGACAAAATCATAACATTAAAATATGGCTCAACCTCACTATGCCTTGTTCTTAGCTTCTTATTCAGCTCAATGGCCATAGGGTTCTTAATTGATGCAAATTTTCTTATGAACACTCATGGAGAATTTTTGTCTTGGAATTACACACAAACAATTCTAGAAAGAGGGTTCACATTCGCTCTAATTGGGAGTAGATTTTTTTGTGTTAGTGTTCCTTTGATGCTGTGGATGCTTGGTCCTGTCACAGTGTTCATAGCTTCATTGGGATTggtttgtttgttgcatgagttTGATTTTGTTAGTAAAGTCTCCAACTTAGCCATAAACAATGTATCAATATAA
- the LOC107636955 gene encoding ankyrin repeat-containing protein At5g02620 — translation METIEIPSLDSGSSAPSSSSSSSSSSSSLPVSPPSNNITCIDRKLYKAAVKGNFKEFINVQSIESILTPNKNTVLHVHLTSTETTPSLLPLPFLLKIRIKFLNLIRYKSIKQEPVSERFVQQILDKCEGLLLLPNIKGETPLHLAARYGHSAIVNLLIERAKVLLLEIESGIGAEKRLLRAETQENDTALHEAIRHCHYEIVEILLNEEPELSNIANKAKETPLFLSSERGYMQIVSKILERVESPAYEGPNGRTALHAAVINGDLEMAINLLKNEYVRAATKHTDENGWTPLHYAVKVRSKSLTELLLKQDESTAYMQDKEGKTALHIAAYYGHFQNMKAIIKFCPDCAEVVDNKGRNALHYGVNAERRFVVSKMMQNLSLSGLYNERDIDGNTPLHHLAYSRLDSWELIFHRRIDKLALNKKDQTPLDIAYTTVEYSTLRKKGIIWGLQKVGARVSQRLITLKSKNMGPGSKLTFTKEAKESHLIVATLIATVTFAATFTLPGGTVQDGELKGTPIFRDKASFKAFIVSNTIAMVMAASAAFIHLFSPLNKAKYLDYYFCEAAFSFILIAIAAMIVAFGTGTYVILGSSSIGISIITVGLSFFLVFRQVLYMSFEGNSIFTFIKNLVNAMVFPFLKFAARPFGFYFLLFKRTYDPEGRIIF, via the exons ATGGAGACAATAGAAATCCCAAGTCTGGATTCTGGTTCGTCTgctccttcttcttcatcatcgtcgtcatcctcctcatcatcattgccAGTATCACCGCCCAGCAACAATATCACATGTATCGATCGTAAGCTTTACAAGGCTGCAGTTAAAGGAAATTTCAAGGAATTCATCAATGTCCAAAGCATTGAGTCTATCCTCACACCAAACAAAAACACGGTCCTTCACGTGCACTTAACATCCACAGAAACAACTCCAAGTCTACTTCCACTACCATTCCTCCTAAAGATTCGAATTAAATTTCTAAATCTAATCAGATACAAAAGTATCAAACAAGAACCCGTTTCAGAACGTTTCGTACAACAGATTTTAGACAAGTGTGAAGGTCTACTTCTGCTTCCCAACATCAAAGGAGAAACGCCCCTTCACTTGGCTGCTAG GTACGGACACTCGGCTATAGTAAATTTACTAATAGAGCGTGCCAAAGTTTTGTTGCTTGAAATTGAGAGTGGAATTGGTGCAGAAAAAAGGCTTTTAAGAGCTGAAACCCAAGAGAATGATACTGCGTTACACGAGGCAATACGGCATTGTCACTATGAAATAGTAGAAATCTTGCTAAATGAGGAACCTGAACTTTCAAATATTGCTAATAAAGCCAAAGAGACTCCACTTTTCTTGTCTTCAGAGAGGGGATATATGCAAATCGTGTCTAAGATattggagcgagtggaatcacctgCATATGAAGGACCCAATGGACGAACGGCACTGCATGCTGCGGTGATTAACGGTGATCTAG AAATGGCAATAAATCTTCTAAAGAATGAATATGTGAGAGCCGCCACTAAACATACAGATGAAAATGGTTGGACTCCTCTTCATTATGCAGTTAAAGTTCGCTCCAAATCGTTGACAGAGTTGTTActgaaacaagatgaaagcacaGCATACATGCAAGATAAAGAGGGAAAGACAGCACTTCACATTGCAGCATACTATGGTCATTTTCAAAATATGAAGGCCATAATAAAATTCTGTCCAGATTGTGCAGAGGTAGTGGATAATAAAGGCCGCAATGCTCTGCATTATGGTGTGAATGCAGAACGCCGCTTTGTAGTTAGTAAAATGATGCAGAACCTCTCACTAAGTGGCCTTTACAATGAGAGGGACATTGATGGAAACACACCCTTACATCACCTTGCATATTCTCGTCTCGATAGTTGGGAACTGATTTTTCATCGCAGAATAGACAAATTAGCTTTGAATAAAAAAGATCAAACACCTCTTGATATTGCCTATACTACTGTTGAATATTCAACGCTGCGAAAAAAG GGCATAATTTGGGGATTACAAAAAGTTGGAGCTAGAGTAAGCCAACGACTCATCACTTTAAAATCAAAGAATATGGGTCCTGGCTCGAAGTTAACGTTTACAAAAGAAGCAAAAGAGTCACATTTAATAGTGGCAACTCTGATTGCAACGGTAACATTTGCAGCTACATTTACCCTACCGGGAGGTACCGTGCAAGACGGTGAGCTTAAGGGTACACCTATCTTCAGGGACAAAGCTTCTTTCAAAGCTTTCATTGTTTCAAACACCATAGCAATGGTTATGGCCGCTTCCGCAGCTTTCATACACCTTTTCTCACCGTTGAACAAAGCTAAGTACTTGGACTATTACTTTTGCGAAGCAGCCTTCTCTTTTATTTTGATTGCAATAGCAGCAATGATCGTAGCATTTGGAACAGGAACATATGTTATATTGGGATCTTCCTCAATTGGGATTTCAATTATCACGGTTGGGTTATCGTTCTTCCTCGTCTTCAGGCAAGTGCTGTACATGAGTTTTGAAGGCAACTCTATCTTTACATTCATAAAGAATTTAGTGAATGCAATGGTTTTTCCATTCCTAAAATTTGCTGCTAGACCATTTGGCTTCTATTTCCTTTTATTCAAAAGGACATATGATCCTGAAGGAAGAATCATCTTCTAG